One stretch of Nocardioides perillae DNA includes these proteins:
- a CDS encoding glucose-6-phosphate isomerase translates to MTAPGAAEHEPGTPRLSVTVPDRAAYDAVLAELVDAQVASATARQDPTLWGPEAEEEAAKRLSWVQLPSASRPLVAEVEELRAQLQLQGVDRVVLCGMGGSSLAPEVVCAADGVGLVVVDSSDPDFVRDALEQRLQHTVVVVSSKSGGTVETDSQRRAFEKAFRDAGVDPAGRIVVVTDPGSPLDEEATAAGYRVFRADPDVGGRYSALTAFGLVPSGLAGADTGRLLDEAAAARPLLESDSPDNPALGLAAALATAHRAGADKLVLADAGSPFPGLGDWVEQLVAESTGKDGTGVLPVVVENTQVPDFAPSRPDEVLVTWGPDEVATDAASGFAAHLEAPLGAQLLLWEHATAALGRLLGINPFDQPDVESAKAAAREMLDGGGSTPTPVFVDGDVTVYASDGWLPAGTDTAAGAVEALLGHVDRERGYLAVQAYLHRLRDAALAVVRPALAERTGRPVTFGWGPRFLHSTGQYHKGGPATGVFLQVTGQPVADLAVPDRPFTFHEFLTAQAVGDGRVLAEHGRPVLRLHAESAAGLEAVRTLLGGV, encoded by the coding sequence GTGACCGCCCCCGGTGCCGCCGAGCACGAGCCCGGCACCCCCCGGTTGAGCGTCACGGTCCCCGACCGCGCGGCGTACGACGCGGTGCTCGCCGAGCTCGTCGACGCGCAGGTGGCCTCGGCGACCGCGCGCCAGGACCCCACGCTGTGGGGGCCGGAGGCCGAGGAGGAGGCCGCGAAGCGGCTGTCCTGGGTGCAGCTGCCCTCCGCCTCGCGCCCGCTGGTCGCCGAGGTCGAGGAGCTGCGGGCCCAGCTGCAGCTGCAGGGCGTCGACCGGGTCGTGCTCTGCGGCATGGGCGGCTCGTCGCTCGCCCCGGAGGTCGTCTGCGCGGCCGACGGCGTGGGCCTCGTGGTCGTCGACTCGAGCGACCCCGACTTCGTGCGCGACGCGCTCGAGCAGCGGCTGCAGCACACGGTCGTCGTCGTCTCGTCGAAGTCGGGCGGCACGGTGGAGACCGACAGCCAGCGCCGCGCCTTCGAGAAGGCCTTCCGCGACGCGGGCGTCGACCCGGCCGGCCGCATCGTCGTCGTGACCGACCCCGGGTCGCCCCTGGACGAGGAGGCCACGGCCGCGGGCTACCGCGTCTTCCGCGCCGACCCCGACGTGGGCGGGCGCTACTCCGCGCTCACCGCCTTCGGGCTCGTGCCCAGCGGGCTCGCCGGCGCCGACACCGGGCGGCTGCTCGACGAGGCGGCCGCGGCGCGCCCCCTCCTCGAGTCGGACTCCCCCGACAACCCGGCGCTCGGGCTGGCCGCGGCGCTCGCGACGGCCCACCGGGCCGGCGCCGACAAGCTGGTGCTGGCCGACGCCGGCTCCCCCTTCCCCGGACTCGGCGACTGGGTGGAGCAGCTCGTGGCCGAGTCGACCGGCAAGGACGGCACCGGCGTGCTGCCGGTCGTCGTCGAGAACACCCAGGTGCCCGACTTCGCCCCCAGCCGCCCCGACGAGGTGCTGGTGACCTGGGGCCCCGACGAGGTGGCGACCGACGCGGCCTCCGGCTTCGCGGCCCACCTCGAGGCGCCCCTCGGGGCGCAGCTGCTGCTGTGGGAGCACGCGACGGCAGCCCTCGGCCGGCTGCTCGGGATCAACCCCTTCGACCAGCCCGACGTCGAGAGCGCGAAGGCCGCGGCCCGCGAGATGCTCGACGGCGGCGGCTCGACGCCGACCCCCGTCTTCGTCGACGGCGACGTGACCGTCTACGCCAGCGACGGCTGGCTGCCCGCCGGCACCGACACCGCGGCCGGCGCCGTCGAGGCGCTGCTGGGCCACGTCGACCGCGAGCGCGGCTACCTCGCCGTCCAGGCCTACCTGCACCGCCTGCGCGACGCCGCGCTCGCGGTGGTGCGCCCGGCCCTCGCCGAGCGCACCGGCCGACCGGTCACGTTCGGCTGGGGACCGCGGTTCCTGCACTCCACCGGGCAGTACCACAAGGGCGGTCCGGCGACCGGGGTGTTCCTCCAGGTCACAGGGCAGCCCGTCGCCGACCTCGCGGTGCCCGACCGGCCCTTCACCTTCCACGAGTTCCTCACGGCCCAGGCAGTGGGAGACGGGCGGGTGCTGGCCGAGCACGGGCGTCCGGTGCTGCGGCTGCACGCCGAGAGCGCCGCGGGCCTCGAGGCGGTGCGCACGCTCCTCGGCGGGGTGTGA
- a CDS encoding RNA polymerase-binding protein RbpA — MAGGGNAIRGSRVGAGPMGEAERGEAAPRQLVTYFCSHDHRSVVAFSTEAQVPESWDCPKCGLPASLDCDNPPPAPKIEPYKTHLAYVKERRSDAEAAEILDEALNLLRSRRKSGDIVF, encoded by the coding sequence GTGGCTGGTGGAGGTAACGCGATCCGGGGAAGCCGGGTCGGGGCTGGCCCGATGGGCGAGGCCGAGCGCGGTGAGGCCGCGCCGCGGCAGCTGGTGACCTACTTCTGCTCCCACGACCACCGCTCGGTCGTGGCCTTCAGCACCGAGGCGCAGGTGCCCGAGTCGTGGGACTGCCCCAAGTGCGGCCTGCCGGCCAGCCTGGACTGCGACAACCCGCCGCCGGCGCCGAAGATCGAGCCCTACAAGACCCACCTCGCCTACGTGAAGGAGCGCCGCTCCGACGCCGAGGCGGCGGAGATCCTCGACGAGGCGCTCAACCTCCTGCGCAGCCGGCGCAAGTCGGGCGACATCGTCTTCTGA
- the tpiA gene encoding triose-phosphate isomerase codes for MAGNWKMHLNHQEAVVLVQKLAWTLSDKRHDFAKVEVVVVPPFTDLRSVQTLVEGDRLAVRYGAQDVSAHDSGAWTGEVSAGMLAKLGCSYVVVGHSERRQHHHEDDALVNAKARQALGAGMTPIVCVGEGLEVRQAGEQVPFTLAQVDGSLAGLTAEQVAGLVVAYEPVWAIGTGEVATPDDAQEVCAAIRARVREVHGDAAAEGLRVLYGGSVKAANVAGIMEKPDVDGCLVGGASLQAEEFGGICRFYDMPVI; via the coding sequence ATGGCGGGCAACTGGAAGATGCACCTGAACCACCAGGAGGCGGTGGTCCTGGTGCAGAAGCTCGCCTGGACCCTGTCCGACAAGCGCCACGACTTCGCCAAGGTCGAGGTCGTGGTCGTGCCGCCCTTCACCGACCTGCGCTCGGTGCAGACCCTGGTCGAGGGCGACCGGCTCGCGGTGCGCTACGGCGCGCAGGACGTCTCGGCCCACGACTCCGGCGCGTGGACCGGCGAGGTGTCGGCGGGCATGCTCGCCAAGCTCGGCTGCTCCTACGTCGTGGTCGGCCACTCGGAGCGCCGCCAGCACCACCACGAGGACGACGCGCTGGTCAACGCGAAGGCCCGTCAGGCGCTCGGGGCCGGCATGACCCCGATCGTGTGCGTGGGCGAGGGTCTCGAGGTGCGCCAGGCGGGGGAGCAGGTCCCCTTCACCCTCGCCCAGGTCGACGGCTCGCTCGCCGGGCTCACGGCCGAGCAGGTCGCCGGGCTGGTCGTGGCCTACGAGCCGGTGTGGGCGATCGGCACCGGCGAGGTGGCCACCCCCGACGACGCGCAGGAGGTGTGCGCCGCGATCCGGGCCCGGGTGCGCGAGGTGCACGGCGACGCCGCGGCCGAGGGGCTGCGCGTGCTCTACGGCGGGTCGGTCAAGGCCGCCAACGTCGCCGGCATCATGGAGAAGCCCGACGTCGACGGGTGCCTGGTGGGCGGCGCGAGCCTGCAGGCCGAGGAGTTCGGCGGCATCTGCCGCTTCTACGACATGCCGGTCATCTGA
- a CDS encoding phosphoglycerate kinase: protein MGDFGTLGDVAGRRVLVRSDLNVPLDGSTITDDGRIRASVPTLRALAEAGARVVVTAHLGRPKGAPDPAYSLAPVAERLGELLGRPVAFASDTVGESARATVGALGDGDVALLENVRFHPGETSKDDAERGAFADELAALADAFVSDGFGVVHRKQASVYDVAQRLPHAMGALVAAEVDVLQRLTERPERPYAVVLGGSKVSDKLGVIDHLLDRADTLLIGGGMVFTFLAAQGHEVGGSLLEEDQLDTCREYLQRAEDTGVRILLPVDVVVDTAFPSGDREPEPHVVPADRIPADSMGLDIGPQSGLAFAAALAGARTVFWNGPMGVFEVDAFAAGTRAVAEALTRVTAAGGLSVVGGGDSAAAVRTLGFADDAFGHISTGGGASLEYLEGATLPGLTVLED, encoded by the coding sequence ATGGGTGACTTCGGCACGCTCGGCGACGTCGCCGGCAGGCGGGTGCTCGTCCGCTCCGACCTCAACGTCCCGCTGGACGGCAGCACCATCACCGACGACGGGCGCATCCGCGCCAGCGTGCCCACCCTCCGCGCCCTGGCGGAGGCCGGGGCGCGGGTGGTGGTCACCGCCCACCTGGGCCGGCCGAAGGGCGCGCCGGACCCGGCGTACTCCCTGGCGCCGGTCGCCGAGCGGCTCGGCGAGCTGTTGGGCCGGCCGGTCGCCTTCGCGAGCGACACGGTGGGCGAGAGCGCCCGGGCCACCGTGGGGGCGCTCGGCGACGGCGACGTCGCACTGCTCGAGAACGTCCGCTTCCACCCCGGCGAGACGAGCAAGGACGACGCCGAGCGCGGTGCCTTCGCCGACGAGCTCGCCGCGCTCGCCGACGCCTTCGTCTCCGACGGCTTCGGCGTCGTGCACCGCAAGCAGGCCTCCGTGTACGACGTGGCGCAGCGGCTGCCCCACGCCATGGGCGCGCTCGTGGCCGCGGAGGTCGACGTGCTGCAGCGGCTCACCGAGCGGCCCGAGCGGCCCTACGCCGTGGTGCTCGGCGGCTCGAAGGTCTCCGACAAGCTCGGCGTGATCGACCACCTGCTCGACCGGGCCGACACGCTGCTCATCGGCGGCGGCATGGTCTTCACCTTCCTCGCGGCCCAGGGCCACGAGGTGGGCGGGAGCCTGCTGGAGGAGGACCAGCTCGACACCTGCCGCGAGTACCTCCAGCGCGCCGAGGACACCGGCGTGCGGATCCTGCTGCCCGTCGACGTCGTGGTCGACACCGCGTTCCCCTCCGGTGACCGCGAGCCCGAGCCGCACGTCGTGCCCGCCGACCGCATCCCCGCCGACAGCATGGGGCTCGACATCGGGCCGCAGTCGGGCCTGGCCTTCGCCGCCGCCCTGGCAGGCGCACGCACCGTCTTCTGGAACGGCCCGATGGGGGTCTTCGAGGTCGACGCGTTCGCCGCCGGCACCCGCGCCGTCGCCGAGGCGCTGACCCGGGTCACCGCCGCCGGCGGCCTCTCCGTGGTCGGGGGCGGCGACTCCGCCGCCGCCGTCCGCACCCTCGGCTTCGCCGACGACGCCTTCGGGCACATCTCGACCGGTGGTGGCGCGAGCCTCGAGTACCTCGAGGGCGCGACCCTCCCCGGCCTCACCGTCTTGGAGGACTGA
- the pgl gene encoding 6-phosphogluconolactonase translates to MSHLPGADPGDASAHLRVLPDAETLATTVATDLLVRLAAAQGRGDLPHVVLTGGTIADAVHRELARLGPASAVDWSRVEVWWGDERFVEAASGERNERQAREAVLDHLPLDPARVHPVPAVDAVADVAAAAAAYAEELAARGPGSADGPDAFEVVMLGLGPDAHVASLFPGFAQVRVDDEGAVPVTDSPKPPPERVSMTAPTLARTRGAWFLVSGEGKAQAVADTLAADPTDPGAADVTPAVRLAGVPERRWYVDTEAASRLPAT, encoded by the coding sequence GTGAGCCACCTGCCGGGCGCCGACCCGGGTGACGCCAGTGCCCACCTGCGGGTGCTGCCCGACGCCGAGACGCTCGCGACCACCGTCGCGACCGACCTGCTCGTGCGGCTCGCCGCGGCCCAGGGCCGCGGCGACCTGCCGCACGTCGTGCTGACCGGCGGGACGATCGCCGACGCGGTGCACCGCGAGCTCGCGCGGCTCGGGCCTGCCTCGGCGGTCGACTGGTCCCGGGTCGAGGTGTGGTGGGGCGACGAGCGGTTCGTCGAGGCGGCCAGCGGCGAGCGCAACGAGCGCCAGGCGCGCGAGGCCGTGCTCGACCACCTGCCGCTCGACCCGGCCCGCGTCCACCCCGTGCCCGCGGTCGACGCGGTGGCCGACGTCGCGGCCGCCGCGGCGGCGTACGCCGAGGAGCTCGCCGCCCGCGGCCCCGGCTCCGCGGACGGCCCGGACGCCTTCGAGGTGGTGATGCTCGGCCTGGGCCCCGACGCGCACGTCGCCTCGCTCTTCCCGGGCTTCGCCCAGGTCCGCGTCGACGACGAGGGCGCCGTGCCGGTGACGGACTCGCCGAAGCCGCCGCCGGAGCGGGTCTCGATGACCGCACCGACGCTCGCGCGCACCCGGGGCGCGTGGTTCCTCGTCAGCGGCGAGGGCAAGGCGCAGGCCGTGGCCGACACCCTGGCGGCCGACCCGACCGACCCGGGTGCCGCCGACGTCACCCCGGCCGTGCGCCTGGCGGGGGTGCCCGAGCGCCGGTGGTACGTCGACACGGAGGCCGCCTCCCGGCTCCCTGCCACCTGA
- the secG gene encoding preprotein translocase subunit SecG yields MTLLFTVLLVITSALLILLVLLHKGRGGGLSDMFGGGVSSSLGGSSVAERNLDRLTVGIGLIWFACIVALGLLVAYDV; encoded by the coding sequence GTGACCTTGCTCTTCACCGTCCTCCTCGTGATCACCAGCGCGCTGCTGATCCTCCTCGTCCTGCTCCACAAGGGACGCGGTGGCGGCCTGTCCGACATGTTCGGTGGCGGCGTGTCTAGCTCGCTCGGCGGCTCCTCGGTGGCGGAGCGCAACCTCGACCGGCTCACGGTCGGCATCGGTCTGATCTGGTTCGCGTGCATCGTGGCGCTGGGCCTGCTCGTCGCCTACGACGTCTGA
- the gap gene encoding type I glyceraldehyde-3-phosphate dehydrogenase, whose amino-acid sequence MTVRVGINGFGRIGRNFFRAVRASGADIEIVGVNDLTDNASLAHLLKFDSILGRLDADVSATEDSILVGDQTVRAFAERDPAALKWGDLGVDVVVESTGFFTDATKARAHVDGGGAKKVIISAPASNEDVTVVMGVNHESYDPAAHTVISNASCTTNCLAPMAKALHDEFGIVKGLMTTVHAYTADQNLQDNIHKDPRRARAAALNVVPTSTGAAKAIGLVLPELKGKLDGYALRVPVPTGSATDLTFEAGRETSVEEVNAAVQKAADGRILRYSTDPIVSSDIVTDPASCIFDAPLTKVIGNQVKVVGWYDNEWGYSNRLADLITYVGETL is encoded by the coding sequence GTGACGGTTCGCGTAGGCATCAACGGCTTCGGTCGCATCGGCCGCAACTTCTTTCGGGCGGTCCGCGCCTCGGGCGCCGACATCGAGATCGTGGGCGTCAACGACCTCACCGACAACGCGTCGCTGGCCCACCTGCTGAAGTTCGACTCCATCCTGGGCCGCCTCGACGCCGACGTCTCCGCGACCGAGGACAGCATCCTCGTCGGCGACCAGACCGTGCGCGCCTTCGCCGAGCGCGACCCCGCCGCCTTGAAGTGGGGCGACCTGGGCGTCGACGTGGTCGTCGAGTCGACCGGCTTCTTCACCGACGCCACCAAGGCCCGCGCCCACGTCGACGGCGGCGGCGCCAAGAAGGTCATCATCTCCGCGCCGGCGTCCAACGAGGACGTCACCGTGGTCATGGGGGTCAACCACGAGTCCTACGACCCGGCCGCGCACACGGTGATCTCCAACGCCTCGTGCACCACCAACTGCCTGGCCCCGATGGCCAAGGCGCTCCACGACGAGTTCGGCATCGTCAAGGGCCTCATGACCACGGTCCACGCCTACACCGCCGACCAGAACCTCCAGGACAACATCCACAAGGACCCGCGCCGCGCCCGCGCCGCCGCCCTCAACGTGGTGCCGACCTCCACCGGTGCGGCGAAGGCGATCGGCCTGGTCCTGCCCGAGCTCAAGGGCAAGCTCGACGGCTACGCCCTGCGCGTGCCGGTCCCGACCGGCTCGGCCACCGACCTCACCTTCGAGGCCGGCCGCGAGACCTCCGTCGAGGAGGTCAACGCCGCCGTGCAGAAGGCCGCCGACGGCCGCATCCTGCGCTACTCCACCGACCCGATCGTCTCCAGCGACATCGTCACCGACCCCGCGTCCTGCATCTTCGACGCGCCGCTGACCAAGGTCATCGGCAACCAGGTCAAGGTCGTCGGCTGGTACGACAACGAGTGGGGCTACTCCAACCGCCTGGCCGACCTCATCACCTACGTCGGCGAGACCCTCTGA